In the genome of Cercospora beticola chromosome 2, complete sequence, one region contains:
- a CDS encoding uncharacterized protein (CAZy:GH16) translates to MAHHTASSPASSYAGPRASPYNSGINTPLERPNPFDTPAPSSRQSWTSDARCQNTSSAYLRSSEMDAKALSTNYFRSRRIRKSEMESPNALGRLRKKTIFERQSWIIPCFGIFIGLCISSVMVYLSFKDQKRGGNFCPIFTEDFSSGRLTPDIWTIEQQVAGHNGEFDQMSDDADVLFVKDGILHIKPKLQDESLVNTNNATIDLGDRCTGEGFFNCFAHTNTTNGTIVPPVKSARINTKKGASLRYGRVEVVAKMPKGDWMWPAIWMLPTEDKYGPWPASGEIDIVETRGNNHSYKAGPGGGNNLATSALHWGPETNTDGYLKTVDQLGALHSYYGDQFHTFGLEWTENYIFTYVDSVLMQVLYVKFNRRFWDRGNFPPATANGTTLMDPWSHTGRTSTPFDEKFYLILNVAVGGTNGYFKDGESGKPWADASPVAKKEFWEARNQWLPTWEKNGEMQVKSVKMWEKC, encoded by the coding sequence ATGGCTCACCACACTGCATCTTCACCAGCATCCAGCTATGCTGGTCCTCGAGCATCGCCCTACAACAGTGGCATCAACACACCGCTGGAACGACCGAACCCATTCGACACTCCTGCTCCATCCAGCCGACAGAGTTGGACTAGCGACGCAAGATGCCAGAACACAAGCAGTGCGTACCTGAGATCGTCCGAAATGGACGCAAAAGCATTGAGCACCAATTACTTTCGAAGTCGTCGAATTCGAAAAAGTGAAATGGAAAGCCCAAATGCTCTGGGGCGGCTCAGAAAGAAGACCATCTTTGAACGCCAGTCCTGGATCATTCCTTGCTTCGGAATCTTCATCGGACTGTGTATCAGCAGTGTGATGGTATACCTGAGCTTCAAGGACCAAAAGAGAGGCGGCAACTTCTGTCCCATCTTCACCGAAGACTTTTCTTCAGGTCGGTTGACGCCCGATATCTGGACCATCGAACAACAGGTTGCAGGCCATAATGGAGAGTTCGACCAAATGTCGGATGATGCGGATGTGCTGTTTGTCAAGGACGGCATTCTTCATATCAAGCCAAAATTGCAAGATGAAAGCCTTGTCAACACGAACAATGCCACCATTGACCTCGGTGACCGCTGTACTGGTGAAGGCTTCTTCAACTGCTTTGCCCATACCAACACGACCAACGGCACCATCGTGCCGCCTGTGAAATCTGCTCGCATCAATACCAAGAAAGGCGCATCTCTTCGCTACGGCAGAGTAGAAGTTGTTGCAAAGATGCCAAAGGGAGACTGGATGTGGCCGGCGATCTGGATGCTGCCTACCGAAGACAAGTATGGACCATGGCCTGCATCGGGAGAGATCGACATTGTAGAGACACGTGGAAACAACCACTCGTACAAAGCAGGACCAGGAGGAGGTAACAATCTGGCAACCAGTGCTCTCCATTGGGGTCCGGAGACGAACACGGACGGCTACCTGAAGACAGTCGATCAGCTGGGCGCGCTGCACTCGTACTATGGCGACCAGTTCCATACCTTTGGACTGGAATGGACCGAGAATTACATCTTCACCTATGTGGATTCAGTATTGATGCAGGTTCTGTACGTGAAATTCAATCGTCGATTCTGGGATCGTGGAAATTTCCCGCCTGCGACTGCCAACGGGACAACATTGATGGACCCATGGTCGCACACCGGACGAACTAGTACGCCATTTGACGAGAAGTTTTATTTGATTCTGAATGTTGCTGTTGGTGGCACGAATGGTTATTTCAAAGATGGCGAGAGCGGCAAACCCTGGGCGGACGCTTCTCCggttgcgaagaaggagTTCTGGGAAGCTCGGAACCAGTGGCTTCCAACGTGGGAGAAGAACGGCGAGATGCAAGTGAAGTCGGTCAAGATGTGGGAGaaatgttga